DNA sequence from the Vicia villosa cultivar HV-30 ecotype Madison, WI linkage group LG3, Vvil1.0, whole genome shotgun sequence genome:
AACTTATATTGGAAAAGAATGAGTGTTGTAGAAGTGTTTTATTAGTTGTGGCACCACATGTCATTTCATTCAGGTGTTTCATGGAGCAAATGACTGAAAGCTCAAGAAGTAGATCTACAACATCATAACTGttgtgaaatgaaaaataaatacattTGTGTACCCTCTACACTACTATTGGGTTCTAGTCAGTGCTAGTCAATGTATACATCACTAAACATGTAAAATTGAGTACTTTCTTTGTTGAATGAAATTTTTCGCTTTTACCTACAGTTATTTTTACTCAACCTTAGAAATATTTGTAGGTTTTAACAATAAGGCATGTCATTGGTAAAATAAAAAAAGGCATGTCATTGGTAAAATAAAAAAAGGCATGTCATTGGTAAAATAAAAAAAGGCATGTCATTGGTAAAATAAAAAAAGGCATGTCAAAGATCTTGTATATTCTCAAGGATCTCATAAAAACTGCACCTTTTTCATTGCAAAGGCAAAGGAGTGATATTTAAACAAAAGGATGTCACTCATCAGAGACCTAATTTGGTGTTAATTTTGAGTTAAAAACGTTACACACTTTAACATGTTTAATTATACTATCAATATCAATCCAGCACCTGTGATGCAACAAGGACCAAAAGTAATACAGTTAAAGAAATGCCCTTTACACCACAAACATAAACTGCATCCTTAAAAACCAAGAAATGTCAAGATAACTCTTCACTATTTAACCACTTTAGTGTAGGCAAAATTTTGACAATAAATGACGAGAAGTTCTCATCAGCAACTGTATTTCCTGTTACGTTCAAATCTGTCAAGTTCAAGCTCTCAAATATCAAGAAAGCTTCCCAAAACTTTGTGGCACTAAAACTGCCGCATAGGATTTCAAAACGGTCCCAGGCAAATACTTCAGCATTTGCTAAAGGAGAAGAGCATAAGTATCTTCTTGAGTCAATCGAGTGAGAGCCTATTTCGTTGCAAGAGATATCCAACACTTTAAGTGACTTGAGCGATCTGAGAGGCTCCAGAGCAGTAAAACTACCAAATTTGTTATGACTCAGATTTAAGGAAGATAGAAGTTGCATAGCTTCCAACCCTGTCAAAAAATTCAGCATGAGACCCTCATTTGACTTTTAGATGCAATAACAGAAGCTAAAATTGTCAGAAGTGATTAGCCAGATATATATAACCTATGCTAGAGACCTTgcaggatttattttccctgcaaAATATCTCAAAGACATTGTCGTGTTGGATGTTGGCTTTATAGACTTTCCACGAAAGCAATGAAAGTAAACTTATTAAGTTCCGTTCAACCATTAAcatcaatatttttattaaaacttggGTTCGCAAAAAGTGGATAGTAAAAATACTAGAAAATCAAGCACAATGGCTTATTACtaatttttgaataaaacgaAATATACTGAGGAAACTAAGGAGGTCAGATCAGAAACAAAATTTTGCAAAGGAGGGGATATCCTCTATCTAAATTCTATACTCCTTTTAGATTGCATCTATAGCTAAGCAACGGGCTAATTGATTCCCCGCTCGTTTTACAATGAGAAAACAGAATAGAGTTAAAATTGGGCAATAAGGCCTAATGGCTTATTAGAGTCTATGTTAATGACCATACTCAGTAATAATAACAACTCTAAATTAAGGTAGTGTTTGAGTGGAGGGAAAAGCCAAGATATAGAAAATTTACAAATTATGGAATACCTTCAATTGATCGAAGTTCGTTGTGGCTAAGGTCTAGCATTTGCACCCACAGTAAATTCTCAAAGGACCCCATCCGTGACAGCGATAGATTTTGTAACCGTAGACAGACATAACTAGTATTTGCTTCTGTTGCGCCTTTATAGTAGTGGCAATATGGTAGTAAAGATTCTCTAGATGATGTTATCTGCAGAATCCTCAAAACAtgaacaaaaaaaattgattcattGTAGAAGGAATAGGAATTTTGAAATAGTAAAAAACTAGTTGTAATTATTAAAATGCACAGGCGTTGCTTCATAAAAGCTTATAAGTTTAAATGCATCTTCATAGAAAAAATAGTTGACCAAAAAAAGCGAGTAGAAAATTACATTCAACCTGAGAATTCAAGCACGGAGTTGGTTCCAaggtatttttgtttatttttcatatCCGGATGAGAATCACAGAAAGAGAGTAAATTACCTGCTATACATGTACAAGGCACATATGCTCCCATCTATCATTCAAACAGACCATTATATAATCATGCACGGAGCATAAATAACAGGCCTAGTGACACAGCCCATTATCTTAAAAATGCTTACTATCATTTGAGTTTTGGTATAAACCTTGTGTGCTTCTCCCCTCTTTTGCCTATTTGAGTATAAATTCTTCTTTTGACAGCTGAGCAATCTCATGAACACTCTAAGGTTTGACTtgcctttttccttttattcctTATCTTATTCTTGATTTAGCCTAACGCTCTAACTCGTTAACTTTACactaaggttttttttttctttcagaaaattcattaaaaataaagaCACTAAAAGCTGTTCAATACCGAAAAAGAATAAATTACCTGCTGAAGTAATACCAGACTATGCTCATCCTTGTAGTATAGCGAATGTGTTGGATCCAACTCCATCAAATCAGTGTAAAGTTTAAGAACTTCTTCAGTATGGTTTTTTCTTTTGCCATGTTGATGTGTTAACAAATCAAGAGCAGTCAAAAGTCTAGCAAGTGAAAGCTTTCCAATTTTACTACAAAAATCAAATAAAGCACAAAATCATATCGAAATATAACTGCAAAATATGGGAAAAGAACGAACTCGGTGGCCTTTAAAACCATAAAGCCATACATTTCACGAATCCACCTTACCATTCACCTTCAGACAATAAATCCCGAAAATTAGTTATTTCTTCTTCAATTGCCTCCATGCACCAATTGGGAATTGTTGGAATATGGAGATCAGCAGATACAATGGAATCTGAGTCTTCAAAATGATCAATTTTTTGGAAATTATCGTCCCTCCATGAAGTCAACTTACCACCTTTTTCTTCAACACGTTTGGTAGAAGCAGTCTGTACGCACAATTTAAAGGCAATTTGGGAAGGAACCCCATACTGATATCCATTTGAAGATACAATACCCATAGAATGTCCAATAGTGATCTCTATAGAGTAAGTTTTTGATTGTTCAAGCTCCATATTACCAAGGTTTAGGTATGCACCCCAAAATTGAGCAGTACTCGAGTTATTTGTTAAAAGTGGTTTCCAAACAAGATCTTCCTTCAAGAGTTCAGATTTAACAGCCACTGTAGACATGTTGACGCCTTCAACAGCTTGATTGAAATATAAAATTACTGGAAGTGTTCTAGTGTCTGATAGTGTGCTATTCAATAGAGACAAACCACATCCATCTATGCAGTTGTTTCCATTTAGGGTTATATTAGATCCATGAGATGGCCAAGATGAAACAAGGAGAGGAGCATAATTTTTCACTGTAAGATCAATAAGCCAAAGATGATAAAACCAGCCACTCTGATCTTCTGGATCAGTAAAAATAGCACTGTGGACATGCTCGTATTCTTGCAAAACTTTTTCTTCAAGGGGGAATTCTTCCGCctttcttttaaataaattagataaaagCACGCTGAAATTTTCAAAGGAATGACATATGTATTAATATAATTGGTTACTCAAGAGTCgcgttaaaaaaaacttaaagaatGTTATTGAATTGAGTTCAACATGAAAATACTGAATGAAAACCAAACAAAGAGTTGTTACTATAAAAGCTTAGTACATATAGTCTATGAGGAGTACACACATGCCATAAACTTCCTTGCCCTGTTGAAATATCTCTCATAAGGTTGTCAAGATCAAGATTTTGCCAAAGATCAAGAGGGGATAGCAAGATCGTAAAACATAAGATCGTAATTAAGATTGGAAGATTCTAGCCAATCATTTTGTAAGATCCACAGGGGATGACAAGTTGGTAAAACATAATATCATAACAAAAATTGTAAGATACTACTATAACGAAAAAATAATACTATATATTTGAAGTATTTTTACATTATATTTTGATAGGCAAGTGTATCCGTGGGAAAATGatcttttttcatattctttagaCATGTATGATTGAGTTTTTATACTTCATTACGATTTATCACAGGAAACATTTGTCAGATATTTGGGACATATTTGGGCCATCACTTGGTTTATCATGAGTCTAATTTAAAACAAACCCtacaactaatatttttattctcTAAATCCTAAATTTAAAACTTCATCATTTCAAAAGGCATGCATTCATCACCGCCAAACCGTAATTGTTGCACCTCTGCATCTTGGCGGAGGCCAGAGAACGGCCGATTGTGGTCGGAACTGGCCAAGATTGCTCACGATCAatggttttaaattttttttcataatttaactACAACACACAATTCTACTTAAGATTTGGATCGTTTGAGGTGAGTGAGACTGTAAAATCTTaagattttaaaatttaaattgtgATTTTGACAACCATCGTATCCCATTCAAATGATAAAAAGCATGGCATCATGTATGATGATCATTCAATATCTTGGAAGTAAGGCTGGAGGgtaattttttaaatacaaaCATCAGTATACAATAAGTTCGTTCATGACAATCTTCTACAGTGCTTCAAAGGTAAGTAACCAATTGACTATTCACAATAGTAAAAGAGTAGTTTTCAAATACCTAGATAGTTGTAGGCACGCAATCAAACACCTATTCCCAGCCACAATTTATAACGCATAAGTACAAACACATATCCAAGCCTTGgttaaaaacattttaatattGTAAGGTTGATAGATCATAATGTCTGTTTGTAGAACAAGCATAACTGGACAGATGAATGCAACTGTCTATGCAGCATATGTAAATAAATGGGCATAATACACACAAAAAACACTCAACACATGTTCAGCCATCACTGAGATATCCCTTTGAAAAAGTAAGTTTTTAGGATACCTTCTATTATGCCACGCAGAGTAATTGCTAAAATTCTCCCCTATCACTTCCTCTGTGTATATCAGCTCATCCTCATCTGATCTTTTCATTAGTGAAGTAACAAACCTGAAAGCAACATCAAACCAAAACGAGAAAAAAGTCTCTTAAATTGCAATTTTTTcctattataaaaaatatcacaTCAAAGGAAGAAATATTAAACCTTCGATAATTCCAAGCATGAAAATTCCGCGGATCAGCCTTCTGAAAACCATTAAGAAGGCGCAACTCATCATCTATAGATGAATGCCCCTTGCTAAGTACCCATTTTCTGTGATACCAAGCACCATAGGACTTGTAATTCTTCCTCAACGCATTCTCCACCTAAATAATACAAAATCCACAGAGAAAATAACCCTAACTACAATAATTTTTTAACTTCAAAAAAATCTACATCTACATTATCCAATTCAATCAAAGTAAAACTAATTCTCACCAATTTGAGTTCCTGATGGAAGAGATATGCGACATAATCTGGATCGGATCGAGAGAGATTGTGTTGAACAGCGAGTTTTCTGTAATTCCAAGCAGTGTAACATTCTGGATTAGTTTCAAGAAGCTTCGCACTCAAATCTAACGCCTCTTGCGTATATCTGCAACCAGATTTATCCAAatcaaaacaaaaggaaaacgAAAATCAGTAGGCGAAATTGAAGAGAGAATCAGAAACAGTCGCAGAACTGCAAACATACATGCGATTGCGGTGATTGGCGAAGAACTGAGATTGAAGTGAACGAAGTTTTTCGGCTTTGGCTGATAAAACGGATTCATCTTCTTGCTTCAACGGTTTGCGAGGTTGACCGTGCATTTTCAAATAGAGTCGCTACAATGAAAATTACACaggaaaatgaaatgaaattagTATTATAGTAACGTAGTTGAGGAGAATCGAAaagaattaaaattttcaaagagTTTTTGTTTTGTGAGACTCACTCGGATTTAGAGGTGACAAATGACAATGGACATTAGACTCTTACAGTGAGGATATGCTAAAAATAACTGCAACTATATAAAATGGATCCCAGTCAAATAAGCGGGTCCTGATACGGGAATGATGCActgagtgtaaaatatttttacacttttaaccaatcaccacccatgtatccaattaaagcatttttttatttaaaaaaaacttaatgacatggcatatttaagattttctattggatgacagtgtaaaattattttacactgtcagtgcactaccttttaactcttccgataaaatatatatttatatattttagtttgagaaaaggggtgatgcactgacagtgtaaaatatttttacactgtcaaccaatcaccactcatgtatccaattaaatcatttttttatttaaaaaaacttaatgacatggcacatttatgattttctattggatgacagtgtaaaattattttacactatcagtgcactaccttttaactcgtttgagaaaaggggtgatgcactgacagtgtaaaatatttttacactgtcaaccaatcaccactcatgtatccaattaaatcatttttttatttaaaaaaaacttaatgacatggcacatttatgattttctattggatgacagtgtaaaattattttacactgtcagtgcactaccttttaactcgtttgagaaaaggggtgatgcactgacagtgtaaaatatttttacactgtcaaccaatcaccacccatgtatccaattaaagcatttttttatttaaaaaaacttaatgacatggcatatttaagattttctattggatgacagtgtaaaattattttacactgtcagtgcactaccttttaactcttccgataaaatatatatttatatattttagtttgagaaaaggggtgatgcactgacagtgtaaaatatttttacactgtcaaccaatcaccactcatgtatccaattaaatcatttttttatttaaaaaaaacttaatgacacggcacatttatgattttctattggatgacagtgtaaaattattttacactgtcagtgcactaccttttaactcgtttgagaaaaggggtgatgcactgacagtgtaaaatatttttacactgtcaaccaatcaccactcatgtatccaattaaatcatttttttatttaaaaaaaacttaatgacatgacacatttatgattttctattggatgacagtgtaaaattattttacattgtcagtgcactaccttttaactcgtttgagaaaaggggtgatgcactgacagtgtaaaatatttttacactgtcaaccaatcaccactcatgtatccaattaaatcatttttttatttaaaaaaaacttaatgacatggcacatttatgattttctattggatgacagtgtaaaattattttacactgtcagtgcattaccttttaactcttttagtttatattattattatttaaagatAGTATGtatatcaattttttaaattatattattcttAAACTAATATGTATTTTAGAGCAAGGGATATGTATGGTACTTTTCAAAGCTATGGTGATATAGACAAAGTGGTAATCTCTAATAAGCGAGATGTAAGATGAAGGAGGTACAATTTTGTTAGTTTCTTTGATGTTAGAGATGAAAGTCTTTTAACAACTAAGCTAGACAACATCTTCATTGGTAGAAGAAAGTTTTTCGTTAATATTCCTAGGTTTCAAAGAAAATTCCAAGGGCGAGCTCAAGAGGAGCCGGTACTAGTTGCTCGTGGTATGAAGGAGAAAGGAAGAAATTCAGATAAAGAGAGTAAAACTCAAGGTAATTTTAATCTTGATCCGAATGGAGGATGCTCGTATGCTGATGTGGTCAGGCCGAAAAAGTCATCACGAAAGTTAGTAGGCAGACGTAAAATTTGGTTTAAAGTGGAAGACAAGGAGTTAAAGAGATTTTAGAAAGCCTTTGTGGGTAGTGTAGTAAATTCTAGTTCCACTTATAATTTACAGGAGGAACATAATGAGGAAGGTTTTTGCTCAATTTGTGTGAAGCGTTTGGGGGCCAACCTCTGCTTATTGGAAGACAAAGTTGAAGGTGTAGTTCAAGCTTTGGTAATTGAAGGAAGTGATCGGCTGAGAAAACGGTTCAAGGAAATTCGTTCATGGACTCCTTTAGATGTTGATGATGCTAGGGAGTTCTGGATTAGGTGTTTTGGTATTCCACGCCATGCATGGAATCCTGGCTTTTTTTAAAGCCACCGTGATGCTGGTGGGCGAGTTTCTTTGTGTAGACGACAACACGCAGCTAGAGAGAAAAATGGGTGTTGCTAGGATTCTGATCAAAACAAGACTATCAAAGTTGATAGTAAAAGATCTTGAAACGCAAATTAATGATGGTATATTCCCCGTGAAGCTTCTTGAGGATGTTCAAGGGCCTTTGAGAAACCTTAATTATGAGTATGTTGATTCAATTGACTCAGAAGAATTTTTCAGGTTCTGATTCAGATGGAAACTTTGAAGATTTGTATGAAGAAGAGGTTGATGACATGGAgatgaaagaagttgttaaatCTGAAGAGATTTGTCCTCCCAAGGCTAGAAGTAAAAAGGAAGGTTTATTAGAGAATGTAGTGGAAAAGCAGGATTTGACTCTTTGCAAAAACATTGTCAATCATAGGTTGGACAATTGTCACAGTAAGGAGGCTTTGGACGCAGGCGTAAGATCTATTCGCATCGAGACAGGTGCTAGTGTCCTACCCTTATTAGCTCACgtgtcacaattagaagtcaacgaGTTTGAGTCTTCTGGTTTTGGATCTAAGTCTCCCATTAGCCTAACTCAAATGAGTCCGGTTGGAGGGCCTTTCGCTCTTGGATATAATTCGCACATTAGCCCCATTCAAGTCGGCCAGGTTATTACCACCTCCCCTGAGAGATAcaatgtcatcatcaaaaagggggagaatgtgaatctATGTGCATGCAGGTGTTAGGTGCCAAAAAGTCGTGTTTTGAGTAGTTAGTTTGTGGCACTTTTCAACTCTTATTTGTTAATACCCTTGAACAATTCCCTGccttttgtataattatgtataaattgtatttaattgagttttgtgtaccgtttgatagttttccattcattttataggtattaatgcgtatttggagcatgagcaataaagtgtcgaagacacggcttcaaacacgCGATTGTgagcaactcatcaacgaataaggctcaaaatcaaagaataaaaaatcatcaatttgattgagattttgtcattgttagaaagatcattgaataagctttccaacacttTGAACCGCGCGCAAATTGGAGTTATGGTTCTTAAGTTATGGCCGAAATAGTGTAGAATTTTCTGCTGCTGCTACTGGTGTAGTTCGCCCGGCGAATCCAGACTCGCCCGGCGAATCTGACAGGACAGAAATACGTTAAATGGGGgtcaaaacacattttttaggttatgttttgggtaatATTGGTCCCAATtcatcaaaccttcattttttaagtagattatatgcaagtTTGATAAGTTTCATCTCTCTAGAGAATGAATTATTTCCTGTTCatatttacttttatgtttttataCTTTATTCATTCTAAACCAAACTCATAATTGCAGAAATTATTGAATGgagttcagtagcactaatcctTGTGGagacgatacgatataacctatatctaAACAAATActtacttttgttgcttgccgctaaaCAGCTTCAACAAAATAGCGTTGTTGTCGGGGATTGCTTTTATTgacttgcatcgcaatagtttctaacattttgagttttgtatatatcgcacatattgtatattcttaCCTGTCTATATTTGTGTACATGTTTATTATACTTGCACATATTTTCTATACTTGTAAATTTGTTATAtcattgtttgtttcttttcacgtttgcttgtgtgtggttaggaa
Encoded proteins:
- the LOC131660944 gene encoding geranylgeranyl transferase type-2 subunit alpha 1 translates to MHGQPRKPLKQEDESVLSAKAEKLRSLQSQFFANHRNRIYTQEALDLSAKLLETNPECYTAWNYRKLAVQHNLSRSDPDYVAYLFHQELKLVENALRKNYKSYGAWYHRKWVLSKGHSSIDDELRLLNGFQKADPRNFHAWNYRRFVTSLMKRSDEDELIYTEEVIGENFSNYSAWHNRSVLLSNLFKRKAEEFPLEEKVLQEYEHVHSAIFTDPEDQSGWFYHLWLIDLTVKNYAPLLVSSWPSHGSNITLNGNNCIDGCGLSLLNSTLSDTRTLPVILYFNQAVEGVNMSTVAVKSELLKEDLVWKPLLTNNSSTAQFWGAYLNLGNMELEQSKTYSIEITIGHSMGIVSSNGYQYGVPSQIAFKLCVQTASTKRVEEKGGKLTSWRDDNFQKIDHFEDSDSIVSADLHIPTIPNWCMEAIEEEITNFRDLLSEGECKIGKLSLARLLTALDLLTHQHGKRKNHTEEVLKLYTDLMELDPTHSLYYKDEHSLVLLQQITSSRESLLPYCHYYKGATEANTSYVCLRLQNLSLSRMGSFENLLWVQMLDLSHNELRSIEGLEAMQLLSSLNLSHNKFGSFTALEPLRSLKSLKVLDISCNEIGSHSIDSRRYLCSSPLANAEVFAWDRFEILCGSFSATKFWEAFLIFESLNLTDLNVTGNTVADENFSSFIVKILPTLKWLNSEELS